A single genomic interval of Arachis duranensis cultivar V14167 chromosome 7, aradu.V14167.gnm2.J7QH, whole genome shotgun sequence harbors:
- the LOC107457628 gene encoding zinc finger CCCH domain-containing protein 29 encodes MCSGSKSKLSPSDKVMEGELQKQNQDGVHNFSALLELSASDDFEAFRREVEEKGCDVNDAGFWYGRRIGSKKMGFEKRTPLMIASLFGSTRVLKYIIETGMVDVNRACGSDRATALHCAVAGGSESSLEIVKLLLDAHADADCVDASGNKPVNLIAPAFNSLSSSRRKAIELFLRGGERDQLFNQEMEQQMLSSLSLKEGLEKKEGADKKEYPVDVSLPDINNGVYGTDEFRMYSFKVKPCSRAYSHDWTECPFVHPGENARRRDPRKYPYSCVPCPEFRKGSCQKGDSCEYAHGVFESWLHPAQYRTRLCKDETGCSRKVCFFAHKPEELRPVYASTGSAMPSPKSYSASGLDMTAMSPLSLSSSSLPMPTVSTPPMSPLAASSSPKSGSLWANKINLTPPSLQLPGSRLKTALSARDFDMEMELLGLDSPARQQQQQQQQLIEEIARISSPSFRSRIGDLNPTNLDDLLAAADPSLLSQLHGISAQPSTPTQLQSSMRQNMNHLRASYPSNVTSSPVRKPSAFGFDSSAAVAAAVMNSRSAAFAKRSQSFIDRSAANHHIGLSSPSNPSCRVSSGLSDWNSPSGKLDWGVNGDELNKLRKSASFGFRNNGAATASPLAQSEHVEPDVSWVHSLVPSESSEIFGAEKKQQFDLSKERLPPWVEQLYIEQEQMVA; translated from the coding sequence ATGTGCAGTGGTTCAAAAAGTAAGCTTTCTCCCTCGGACAAAGTCATGGAAGGTGAGCTTCAGAAGCAGAATCAGGATGGTGTCCATAACTTCTCAGCTTTGCTTGAGCTGTCTGCATCCGATGATTTCGAAGCTTTCagaagagaagttgaagagAAGGGTTGTGATGTAAACGACGCAGGCTTTTGGTATGGGAGAAGAATCGGATCAAAGAAGATGGGTTTCGAGAAGAGGACCCCTCTCATGATTGCTTCACTGTTTGGAAGCACCAGGGTGCTGAAGTATATTATTGAGACAGGCATGGTTGATGTGAACAGGGCCTGTGGTTCTGATAGGGCAACGGCTCTCCACTGTGCTGTTGCTGGGGGCTCTGAATCCTCCCTCGAGATCGTCAAGCTCTTGCTCGATGCCCATGCTGATGCCGATTGCGTTGATGCTAGTGGTAATAAGCCTGTTAATCTGATTGCTCCTGCCTTCAATTCTTTGTCAAGTTCAAGGAGGAAGGCCATAGAGTTGTTTCTAAGAGGTGGGGAAAGAGATCAGCTTTTCAACCAGGAGATGGAGCAACAGATGCTCTCTTCTCTCTCGTTGAAAGAAGGATTGGAGAAAAAGGAAGGAGCTGATAAGAAGGAATATCCTGTTGATGTTTCGTTGCCAGACATAAACAATGGTGTCTATGGAACTGACGAGTTCAGGATGTACAGCTTCAAGGTGAAGCCATGCTCAAGGGCTTATTCCCATGATTGGACTGAGTGCCCATTTGTTCATCCAGGGGAGAACGCAAGGAGGAGAGACCCACGCAAGTACCCTTACAGCTGTGTTCCCTGCCCAGAATTCCGCAAAGGGTCCTGCCAGAAGGGAGATTCCTGCGAGTATGCACATGGTGTTTTTGAGTCCTGGCTTCACCCTGCTCAATACAGAACAAGGCTTTGCAAGGATGAGACTGGCTGCAGCAGAAAAGTCTGCTTCTTTGCTCACAAACCCGAGGAGTTGCGTCCTGTGTATGCTTCCACTGGCTCAGCTATGCCTTCGCCAAAATCTTACTCAGCTAGTGGACTTGACATGACGGCGATGAGTCCTCTTTCACTTAGTTCCTCGTCGTTGCCTATGCCAACCGTTTCAACACCACCCATGTCACCCTTGGCAGCTTCTTCATCTCCCAAGAGTGGAAGCTTGTGGgcaaacaaaataaaccttacTCCACCATCATTGCAGCTCCCTGGCAGTCGCTTGAAGACTGCTTTGAGTGCCAGGGATTTCGATATGGAGATGGAACTGCTTGGTCTAGACAGCCCTGCTCGtcaacagcagcagcagcagcaacaactAATTGAGGAGATTGCAAGGATCTCTTCTCCATCTTTCAGGAGCAGGATTGGTGATTTGAATCCTACTAACCTTGATGACCTATTAGCAGCTGCTGACCCTTCTCTCCTGTCTCAATTGCATGGAATCTCTGCTCAACCTTCAACTCCTACGCAATTGCAATCGTCGATGCGCCAAAACATGAACCATCTTCGGGCAAGTTATCCATCCAATGTCACTTCCTCACCGGTGAGGAAACCTTCTGCTTTTGGGTTTGATTCTTCAGCTGCTGTGGCAGCTGCAGTGATGAATTCAAGGTCTGCTGCCTTTGCAAAGCGAAGCCAAAGCTTCATTGATCGCAGTGCTGCAAACCACCACATTGGGCTGTCTTCGCCCTCCAACCCCAGCTGCAGGGTCTCCTCTGGCCTTTCAGATTGGAATTCCCCATCTGGGAAGCTTGATTGGGGTGTGAATGGAGATGAACTGAATAAGCTGAGGAAATCAGCTTCTTTTGGATTCAGAAACAATGGGGCAGCAACTGCCTCCCCTTTGGCACAGTCAGAACATGTTGAGCCAGATGTCTCATGGGTTCATTCATTGGTTCCTTCTGAAAGTTCTGAGATATTTGGTGCTGAGAAGAAGCAGCAGTTTGATCTCAGTAAAGAAAGGCTTCCACCATGGGTGGAGCAGTTGTATATAGAGCAGGAGCAGATGGTAGCATAA
- the LOC110273513 gene encoding uncharacterized protein LOC110273513 yields MDLIHDGDDGDEDSSATLMVSPAEEVAGETSGQVAEADQAEAAEAPLGNSPVNPSVEEEVHMEEDLGSADDDLKVVGNLKKRKRDSGKALCVMEKNFDAGDFIESQLLPGTEDYIRDADLAGQARWIYRSLLRVAAIAKKMEPVLGNFHVMEGKLRNSQKNLIDSRSREESLKKKLSEQEEKAKEDANEINRLVERDLALMKDLNASSGETAATEKKVKDLEKKLKLAESSATASLQEAAALKKKNKEIAKGAREVVKLTEEGIKLQVAVLGPDLDLSQVGTLKTVKDGKIIDILKP; encoded by the coding sequence ATGGACCTCATCCatgatggtgatgatggtgATGAGGACTCCTCGGCAACCCTTATGGTGAGTCCGGCCGAGGAGGTTGCCGGGGAGACTAGTGGCCAGGTTGCCGAGGCTGATCAGGCGGAGGCGGCGGAGGCTCCTCTTGGGAACTCTCCAGTGAACCCAAGTGTGGAAGAGGAGGTTCATATGGAGGAGGACCTGGGGTCTGCTGACGATGACCTGAAGGTAGTTGGCAACCTGAAGAAGAGAAAACGGGATTCGGGGAAGGCCCTCTGCgttatggaaaaaaattttgatgcggGGGATTTTATTGAGTCCCAATTGCTTCCTGGCACCGAAGATTACATCCGGGATGCCGACCTTGCAGGTCAGGCTCGGTGGATCTACCGTAGTCTCCTTCGTGTTGCCGCTATTGCTAAGAAGATGGAGCCCGTCCTGGGGAATTTTCATGTTATGGAAGGGAAGCTTCGGAACTCCCAGAAAAATCTGATTGACTCAAGATCTCGGGAGGAGTCTCTAAAGAAGAAGTTATCTGAGCAGGAGGAGAAGGCTAAGGAAGATGCCAATGAAATAAATAGGTTGGTGGAGCGGGACCTCGCCTTAATGAAAGATTTGAATGCTTCCAGCGGTGAGACTGCTGCTACGGAGAAGAAGGTCAAAGACTTGGAGAAAAAGCTGAAATTGGCGGAGAGCTCGGCAACAGCTTCCCTCCAGGAAGCAGCCGccctgaagaagaagaataaggaaaTTGCTAAGGGGGCCCGGGAGGTCGTGAAGCTGACTGAGGAGGGAATTAAGCTTCAGGTTGCTGTGCTGGGTCCCGACCTCGATCTCTCTCAGGTGGGCACTCTCAAGACTGTTAAGGACGGGAAGATTATTGATATCCTCAAGCCTTGA